Proteins found in one Drosophila ananassae strain 14024-0371.13 chromosome 4 unlocalized genomic scaffold, ASM1763931v2 tig00000078, whole genome shotgun sequence genomic segment:
- the LOC123257988 gene encoding transcription termination factor Rho 1-like isoform X1, whose translation MTTINEDVLAKGKVTAQPEKSEQIYNNDTVKQMVNEGTEKNRKTLDLSELKEKTAEELLELAEERKISTNGKSNGRMLKQEIIFSLMKKMSEEGGITTGSGIVEILPDGFGFLRSASANYAPSTDDVYISNGQIKKFNLRTGDMAYGEIRPPGDKERYFTLTKVQSINSTEVSELRKYVHFDNLLPLYPEESIVLECNNGDDKKGLSMRAIDIVAPLGKGQRALVVAPPRTGKTVLLQQMANSIAINHPEVELIVLLIDERPEEVTDMIRSVKGEVVSSTFDEPAYRHVQLAEIVIEKAKRMVEHKKDVVILLDNITRLARAYNAVIPSSGKVLTGGVDSNALQRPKRFFGAARNIENGGSLTIIATALIETGSKMDEVIFEEFKGTGNAEIILDRKLSDKRIFPAIDITKSGTRKEELLVDKAILNKIWVVRRILNPMGPVEAMEFLRDKLLLTKSNADFFNSMNH comes from the coding sequence ATGACAACAATCAATGAAGATGTTTTGGCAAAAGGAAAGGTTACAGCTCAACCTGAAAAAAGTGAGCAAATTTACAATAACGATACAGTAAAACAGATGGTCAATGAAGGTACtgagaaaaacagaaaaacattAGATCTGAGCGAATTAAAAGAGAAAACAGCAGAAGAATTGTTAGAGTTAGCTGAAGAAAGAAAAATTTCAACTAACGGTAAAAGCAATGGTAGAATGCTAAAGCAGGAAATAATATTCAGcttaatgaaaaaaatgagTGAAGAAGGAGGCATAACCACAGGGAGTGGAATAGTGGAAATATTGCCTGATGGTTTTGGTTTCTTACGTTCAGCAAGTGCAAATTATGCCCCAAGTACCGATGATGTTTATATTTCTAACGGGCAAATAAAGAAGTTTAATTTACGTACAGGAGATATGGCATATGGAGAAATAAGGCCACCTGGTGATAAAGAGAGATATTTTACTTTAACTAAGGTTCAAAGTATAAACTCTACTGAAGTAAGTGAATTAAGAAAGTACGTCCATTTTGATAATTTGCTTCCTCTTTATCCTGAGGAAAGCATAGTACTTGAGTGTAATAATGGTGATGATAAAAAAGGCTTAAGCATGCGTGCTATAGATATAGTAGCTCCTCTTGGAAAAGGGCAAAGAGCGTTAGTAGTTGCTCCACCTCGCACAGGAAAAACTGTATTGCTTCAGCAAATGGCTAACTCTATAGCTATAAATCACCCTGAAGTAGAATTAATAGTGTTACTTATAGATGAAAGACCTGAAGAAGTAACAGATATGATACGTTCTGTAAAAGGTGAGGTAGTAAGTTCTACGTTCGATGAGCCTGCTTACCGTCACGTACAGCTTGCTGAAATAGTAATAGAAAAAGCTAAAAGAATGGTTGAGCATAAAAAAGATGTGGTAATTCTACTTGACAATATTACTAGACTTGCACGTGCTTATAATGCGGTTATTCCTTCGTCTGGGAAAGTTCTAACTGGTGGTGTAGATTCAAACGCACTGCAGAGACCAAAACGCTTTTTTGGAGCAGCTCGTAATATTGAGAATGGGGGTTCTTTAACTATAATCGCCACAGCTCTTATAGAGACTGGTTCAAAAATGGATGAAGTTATTTTTGAAGAGTTTAAAGGTACAGGAAATGCTGAGATCATACTTGATAGAAAACTTTCTGATAAACGTATATTTCCAGCTATTGATATTACAAAATCCGGAACAAGGAAGGAAGAGCTATTAGTTGATAAGGCTatactaaataaaatatgggTGGTGCGTAGGATACTCAATCCTATGGGACCCGTTGAAGCAATGGAATTTTTACGTGACAAACTACTTTTAACAAAGAGCAATGCTGACTTTTTTAACTCCATGAATCACTAA
- the LOC123257988 gene encoding transcription termination factor Rho 1-like isoform X2 — translation MTTINEDVLAKGKVTAQPEKSEQIYNNDTVKQMVNEGTEKNRKTLDLSELKEKTAEELLELAEERKISTNGKSNGRMLKQEIIFSLMKKMSEEGGITTGSGIVEILPDGFGFLRSASANYAPSTDDVYISNGQIKKFNLRTGDMAYGEIRPPGDKERYFTLTKVQSINSTEVSELRKYVHFDNLLPLYPEESIVLECNNGDDKKGLSMRAIDIVAPLGKGQRALVVAPPRTGKTVLLQQMANSIAINHPEVELIVLLIDERPEEVTDMIRSVKGEVVSSTFDEPAYRHVQLAEIVIEKAKRMVEHKKDVVILLDNITRLARAYNAVIPSSGKVLTGGVDSNALQRPKRFFGAARNIENGGSLTIIATALIETGSKMDEVIFEEFKAIDITKSGTRKEELLVDKAILNKIWVVRRILNPMGPVEAMEFLRDKLLLTKSNADFFNSMNH, via the exons ATGACAACAATCAATGAAGATGTTTTGGCAAAAGGAAAGGTTACAGCTCAACCTGAAAAAAGTGAGCAAATTTACAATAACGATACAGTAAAACAGATGGTCAATGAAGGTACtgagaaaaacagaaaaacattAGATCTGAGCGAATTAAAAGAGAAAACAGCAGAAGAATTGTTAGAGTTAGCTGAAGAAAGAAAAATTTCAACTAACGGTAAAAGCAATGGTAGAATGCTAAAGCAGGAAATAATATTCAGcttaatgaaaaaaatgagTGAAGAAGGAGGCATAACCACAGGGAGTGGAATAGTGGAAATATTGCCTGATGGTTTTGGTTTCTTACGTTCAGCAAGTGCAAATTATGCCCCAAGTACCGATGATGTTTATATTTCTAACGGGCAAATAAAGAAGTTTAATTTACGTACAGGAGATATGGCATATGGAGAAATAAGGCCACCTGGTGATAAAGAGAGATATTTTACTTTAACTAAGGTTCAAAGTATAAACTCTACTGAAGTAAGTGAATTAAGAAAGTACGTCCATTTTGATAATTTGCTTCCTCTTTATCCTGAGGAAAGCATAGTACTTGAGTGTAATAATGGTGATGATAAAAAAGGCTTAAGCATGCGTGCTATAGATATAGTAGCTCCTCTTGGAAAAGGGCAAAGAGCGTTAGTAGTTGCTCCACCTCGCACAGGAAAAACTGTATTGCTTCAGCAAATGGCTAACTCTATAGCTATAAATCACCCTGAAGTAGAATTAATAGTGTTACTTATAGATGAAAGACCTGAAGAAGTAACAGATATGATACGTTCTGTAAAAGGTGAGGTAGTAAGTTCTACGTTCGATGAGCCTGCTTACCGTCACGTACAGCTTGCTGAAATAGTAATAGAAAAAGCTAAAAGAATGGTTGAGCATAAAAAAGATGTGGTAATTCTACTTGACAATATTACTAGACTTGCACGTGCTTATAATGCGGTTATTCCTTCGTCTGGGAAAGTTCTAACTGGTGGTGTAGATTCAAACGCACTGCAGAGACCAAAACGCTTTTTTGGAGCAGCTCGTAATATTGAGAATGGGGGTTCTTTAACTATAATCGCCACAGCTCTTATAGAGACTGGTTCAAAAATGGATGAAGTTATTTTTGAAGAGTTTAAAG CTATTGATATTACAAAATCCGGAACAAGGAAGGAAGAGCTATTAGTTGATAAGGCTatactaaataaaatatgggTGGTGCGTAGGATACTCAATCCTATGGGACCCGTTGAAGCAATGGAATTTTTACGTGACAAACTACTTTTAACAAAGAGCAATGCTGACTTTTTTAACTCCATGAATCACTAA